One Obesumbacterium proteus DNA window includes the following coding sequences:
- the asmA gene encoding outer membrane assembly protein AsmA, whose translation MRRFLTTIVILLVVLAVGMTALVLLVNPNDFRGYMAKEVQQRTGYDLQLDGSLRWHVWPRLSILSGRMSLTAPGAAQPVVSAENMRLDVALWPLLSHQLDVKQVMLKGAVIRLTPDSDAQKPENSPIAPSGSREPSKDVAWKLNIKKVQVKDSLLIWQQDKDDQINMRDINLSIDQDSERQAYIEFSSRINRNQRDLSFKLAANVDLSSYPQRYSAVVSSFDYLLAGVGLPTDGIAGQGSATVSYQLQPQLLDISNLQITANQSQLQGRVQGSMQANGESTYKVDLKSAALNLDNLLGWQPPSDSDAGNANTSQQTSPRSPVTSNSQPASPADDMAFLRDFNADVKIQANQIIYHGLTIADFSLQAQNQQGTAILQDLSGKLGHGSFKTQGTISVADNQPAQMTLTPQIENIAMGPVLHAFGQPETFTGDLTLTGKFSGSGVTLVDVMQRWDGHAHISMANARLNGMNIQQLIQQAVVRSHSEVTAADSYTDYTKIQELKADTVLRQGNLRITQFFGRSEILTAGGSGLINLNKQRCDMNLNVRVLDGWKGKSNVVQALQKAVIPLRIYGPWQELSHSLDVDKVLRSELEQKAKDALNNWLGKHQDSKEKKDIERLLKKL comes from the coding sequence ATGAGACGATTTCTGACGACCATAGTCATTTTACTGGTTGTGTTAGCTGTTGGTATGACGGCGCTGGTATTGCTGGTGAATCCTAATGACTTTCGTGGCTATATGGCGAAAGAAGTGCAGCAGCGTACAGGTTATGACTTACAGCTAGATGGTTCTCTGCGTTGGCACGTTTGGCCTCGTCTTAGCATTTTGTCTGGGCGGATGTCGCTGACGGCCCCAGGCGCTGCACAGCCCGTGGTTAGCGCGGAAAACATGCGTTTGGACGTTGCCTTGTGGCCACTCTTATCTCATCAGCTTGACGTTAAACAGGTAATGCTGAAGGGCGCGGTGATTCGCTTAACGCCAGACAGCGATGCGCAGAAGCCGGAGAATTCACCGATTGCTCCATCGGGTTCGCGCGAACCCTCTAAAGATGTTGCGTGGAAGCTGAACATTAAAAAAGTTCAGGTCAAAGACAGTTTGTTAATTTGGCAACAAGATAAAGACGACCAAATTAATATGCGTGACATTAACCTGTCGATCGATCAAGACAGTGAACGCCAAGCCTATATCGAGTTTTCAAGCCGTATTAATCGTAACCAACGCGACCTCAGCTTTAAGCTGGCCGCAAATGTTGATTTGAGTAGCTACCCACAGCGCTATAGCGCCGTTGTTTCCAGCTTTGACTATCTCTTGGCTGGCGTTGGACTGCCTACGGACGGGATTGCAGGGCAGGGGAGCGCAACGGTTAGCTATCAATTACAGCCTCAGTTGTTGGATATCTCAAATCTACAGATAACGGCTAACCAAAGTCAGCTTCAGGGCCGCGTTCAAGGTTCAATGCAGGCCAATGGTGAGTCAACATACAAGGTTGATTTAAAATCAGCGGCGCTCAATCTAGATAATTTATTGGGCTGGCAACCGCCGAGTGATTCCGACGCCGGAAATGCCAATACATCTCAGCAGACTAGCCCTCGTTCGCCCGTGACCTCTAATTCCCAGCCTGCCTCCCCGGCAGATGACATGGCATTTTTACGCGACTTTAATGCTGACGTAAAAATTCAGGCTAACCAAATTATCTATCATGGACTGACGATTGCTGATTTTTCTTTGCAGGCACAAAATCAGCAGGGTACAGCGATATTGCAGGATCTTAGTGGGAAACTAGGTCATGGATCGTTTAAAACGCAAGGGACTATATCTGTTGCTGATAACCAGCCTGCGCAAATGACGCTCACGCCGCAGATAGAAAATATTGCAATGGGGCCAGTTTTACATGCGTTTGGGCAGCCAGAAACGTTTACTGGCGATCTCACGTTAACCGGAAAGTTTAGTGGCTCAGGCGTTACTTTAGTAGACGTGATGCAGCGCTGGGACGGTCACGCCCATATATCGATGGCTAACGCACGGCTTAACGGTATGAATATTCAGCAGTTGATACAGCAAGCTGTCGTGCGTAGCCACTCAGAGGTTACCGCTGCCGATAGCTATACGGACTACACCAAAATTCAAGAGCTTAAAGCGGATACCGTACTGCGACAGGGGAATTTACGCATTACTCAGTTCTTTGGTCGCTCTGAAATTTTAACCGCAGGTGGGTCAGGGCTGATAAATCTGAACAAACAACGCTGCGATATGAACTTAAATGTTCGCGTCCTTGATGGATGGAAGGGCAAAAGCAACGTGGTTCAAGCCTTACAAAAAGCGGTGATCCCATTGCGAATTTATGGTCCTTGGCAGGAGCTGAGCCACTCGCTGGATGTGGATAAGGTCTTGCGCAGCGAGCTTGAGCAAAAAGCCAAAGATGCCTTGAATAATTGGCTTGGAAAACACCAAGATTCGAAAGAGAAGAAAGACATAGAGCGCTTGCTGAAGAAGCTTTAA
- the dcd gene encoding dCTP deaminase: MRLCDRDIEAWLDAGKLTISPRPPVDRINGATVDVRLGNKFRVFRGHTAPYIDLSGPKAEVAEALERVMSDEIILGEEEAFFLHPGELALAVTLESVTLPADLVGWLDGRSSLARLGLMVHVTAHRIDPGWQGCIVLEFYNSGKLPLALRPGMPIGALSFEPLSGPAARPYNSRQDAKYRDQQGAVASRIDKD, translated from the coding sequence ATGAGACTTTGTGACCGCGATATTGAAGCTTGGCTAGACGCGGGAAAACTCACTATTTCACCTCGCCCACCGGTAGATCGTATCAACGGTGCCACCGTCGACGTGCGTTTGGGAAATAAGTTTCGTGTTTTCCGCGGGCATACAGCACCTTATATCGATCTGAGTGGACCAAAGGCGGAAGTTGCCGAAGCGCTAGAACGTGTCATGAGCGATGAAATCATCCTCGGTGAAGAAGAGGCCTTTTTCTTGCACCCTGGCGAATTGGCGTTAGCCGTTACGCTAGAATCTGTGACATTACCCGCTGATTTAGTTGGCTGGCTGGATGGACGCTCGTCGCTTGCACGCCTAGGCTTAATGGTGCACGTTACCGCACATCGCATCGATCCCGGCTGGCAGGGATGTATCGTTTTAGAGTTTTATAATTCCGGAAAATTGCCTTTGGCATTGCGTCCGGGAATGCCGATTGGCGCGCTGAGTTTTGAACCATTATCAGGCCCCGCTGCACGTCCTTACAACAGCCGCCAAGATGCAAAATATCGTGACCAGCAGGGCGCAGTCGCGAGCCGTATCGATAAAGATTGA
- the udk gene encoding uridine kinase, producing the protein MTDNSHQCVIIGITGASASGKSLIASTLYRELREQVGEEHIGVIPEDCYYKDQSDLTMEERVKTNYDHPSSMDHSLLFQHLQMLKAGKAIELPQYSYVEHTRKQGTIHLEPKKVIILEGILLLTDARLRNELNFSIFVDTPLDICLMRRMKRDVNERGRSMDSVMAQYQKTVRPMFLQFIEPSKQYADIIVPRGGKNRIAIDILKAKISQFFE; encoded by the coding sequence ATGACTGACAACTCCCATCAGTGCGTCATTATTGGCATCACGGGCGCATCTGCCTCAGGCAAAAGTTTGATCGCCAGCACACTTTATCGTGAATTACGTGAACAAGTGGGTGAGGAGCACATCGGTGTGATCCCGGAAGATTGTTACTATAAAGACCAAAGCGATCTGACGATGGAAGAGCGGGTTAAAACGAACTACGATCACCCAAGTTCGATGGACCACAGCTTGCTGTTTCAGCATTTGCAAATGTTAAAAGCAGGCAAAGCCATCGAACTTCCGCAGTATAGCTACGTTGAACATACCCGCAAGCAAGGCACCATTCATTTAGAACCTAAGAAAGTTATTATTCTGGAAGGCATTTTATTGCTGACCGATGCGCGCCTGCGTAATGAACTGAACTTCTCCATCTTTGTTGATACTCCGCTCGATATTTGCCTCATGCGCCGAATGAAACGTGACGTTAACGAGCGTGGTCGTTCAATGGATTCTGTTATGGCTCAGTATCAAAAAACGGTACGCCCAATGTTCCTGCAGTTTATTGAGCCGTCTAAGCAATATGCCGATATTATCGTGCCACGCGGTGGGAAAAATCGTATCGCGATTGATATTCTGAAAGCCAAAATCAGCCAGTTTTTTGAATAA
- the apbC gene encoding iron-sulfur cluster carrier protein ApbC, producing MSNKSHETSTPEAPRTQVSEILAAFTHPTLNHPLSALKALHHCALLDNTLHIELMMPFAWQSGFSALKEATSAELLRVSGAKAVEWRLSHNIATLKRANDQAGVKGVRNIIAVSSGKGGVGKSSTAVNLALALAAEGAKVGILDADIYGPSIPMMLGTPNERPTSPDGQHMAPIMAHGLATNSIGYLVTDDNAMVWRGPMASKALLQLLQDTLWPDLDYLVLDMPPGTGDIQLTLAQNIPVTGAVVVTTPQDIALLDAMKGIVMFEKVHVPVLGVVENMSIHVCSNCGFHEPIFGTGGAEKLAEKYKIRLLGQLPLHISLREDLDRGEPTMACRPDSEFSLIYRQLAANVAAQLYWQGESIPTEIAFRAL from the coding sequence ATGAGCAATAAATCCCATGAAACGTCCACTCCCGAAGCACCGCGGACGCAGGTCAGTGAAATTCTCGCTGCCTTTACCCACCCAACACTAAATCACCCGCTGAGTGCGCTTAAAGCTCTGCATCATTGTGCATTGCTCGATAACACCCTGCATATTGAACTGATGATGCCATTTGCGTGGCAAAGTGGTTTTTCTGCCTTGAAAGAGGCGACCAGCGCCGAGCTGTTGCGCGTGAGCGGTGCAAAAGCGGTTGAATGGCGTCTGTCACATAATATTGCGACCTTGAAACGAGCCAACGATCAGGCCGGAGTTAAAGGTGTTCGTAACATTATTGCCGTGAGTTCTGGCAAGGGCGGGGTGGGTAAATCCAGTACCGCTGTGAATCTGGCGCTGGCATTAGCCGCTGAAGGCGCGAAGGTCGGGATTTTAGACGCCGATATCTATGGCCCATCGATTCCAATGATGTTAGGTACGCCAAACGAGCGTCCTACGTCACCTGACGGTCAGCATATGGCGCCGATCATGGCGCATGGCCTGGCAACAAATTCCATCGGATATTTGGTGACTGACGATAACGCGATGGTATGGCGTGGCCCAATGGCGAGCAAAGCGTTGCTGCAATTGCTGCAAGATACGCTGTGGCCAGATTTGGATTATTTGGTGCTGGATATGCCTCCGGGCACCGGTGACATCCAGCTTACGCTAGCGCAGAACATCCCCGTTACCGGCGCAGTGGTTGTGACGACGCCGCAGGATATTGCGCTGTTGGATGCCATGAAAGGTATCGTCATGTTTGAGAAAGTCCATGTGCCAGTATTGGGCGTGGTCGAGAACATGAGTATCCATGTGTGCAGCAACTGCGGATTCCACGAGCCGATCTTTGGTACCGGTGGCGCAGAAAAACTGGCAGAAAAATATAAAATCCGCCTGCTCGGCCAGCTGCCGCTGCATATTTCACTGCGCGAGGATTTGGACCGCGGTGAGCCAACCATGGCCTGCCGTCCAGACAGCGAATTCTCACTGATTTACCGTCAGTTAGCGGCTAACGTTGCGGCTCAACTGTACTGGCAGGGTGAATCAATTCCTACTGAGATTGCATTCCGCGCGTTGTAA
- the metG gene encoding methionine--tRNA ligase, with protein MASVTSQASARKILVTCALPYANGSIHLGHMLEHIQADVWVRFQRMRGNEVHFICADDAHGTPIMLKAQQLGIEPEQMIAAVSQEHQKDFSDFNISYDNYHSTHSEENRELSSLIYGRLKENGFIKNRTISQLYDPEKGMFLPDRFVKGTCPKCKSPDQYGDNCEVCGATYSPTELIEPKSVVSGATPIMRESEHFFFDLPSFSEMLQAWTRSGALQEQVANKMQEWFESGLQQWDITRDAPYFGFEIPDAPGKYFYVWLDAPIGYMGSFKNLCDKRGDLGFDEFWRKDSSTELYHFIGKDIVYFHSLFWPAMLEGSNFRKPSNVFVHGYVTVNGAKMSKSRGTFIQARTYLDHLDADCLRYYYAAKLSSRIDDIDLNLEDFVQRVNADIVNKVVNLASRNAGFINKRFGGKLSEHLADPALYQTFVDAADEIAQAYESRESGKAIREIMALADLANRYVDEQAPWVVAKQEGRDADLQAICSMGINLFRVLMTYLKPVLPSLSERTEAFLNTELTWDSTSQPLLDHQVNAFKALFNRIEMTKVEAMIEEGKAAAAAAVAASKPATGPLADEPIQDTITFDDFAKVDMRIAEIKSAEFVEGSDKLLKLMLDLGGETRQVFSGIRSAYPDPSVLVGRLTVMVANLAPRKMRFGMSEGMVMAAGPGGKDIFLLSPDSGAQPGHQVK; from the coding sequence ATGGCTTCAGTCACCTCCCAAGCAAGCGCAAGAAAAATTCTAGTGACGTGCGCGCTTCCGTACGCCAACGGCTCAATTCACCTCGGCCACATGCTCGAGCACATTCAGGCAGACGTATGGGTTCGTTTTCAGCGAATGCGCGGCAACGAAGTGCACTTTATCTGCGCGGACGATGCCCACGGGACACCTATCATGCTGAAAGCTCAGCAGTTAGGCATTGAGCCTGAGCAGATGATTGCTGCCGTGAGTCAGGAACATCAGAAAGATTTCTCCGACTTTAATATTAGCTACGACAATTACCACTCCACGCACAGCGAAGAGAACCGTGAACTGTCTAGCCTGATTTATGGTCGTCTGAAAGAAAATGGTTTTATTAAAAACCGCACTATCTCTCAGCTTTACGATCCGGAAAAAGGCATGTTCCTGCCAGACCGTTTCGTGAAAGGCACCTGCCCGAAATGTAAGTCACCAGACCAATATGGCGATAACTGCGAAGTTTGCGGCGCGACCTATAGCCCAACCGAGCTTATCGAGCCTAAGTCTGTCGTCTCTGGTGCCACGCCAATTATGCGTGAATCCGAGCACTTCTTCTTCGACCTGCCGTCATTTAGCGAAATGCTGCAAGCATGGACCCGTTCTGGTGCACTGCAAGAACAAGTCGCGAACAAGATGCAGGAATGGTTTGAATCTGGCCTACAGCAGTGGGATATCACCCGCGATGCGCCATATTTTGGATTTGAGATTCCTGATGCGCCGGGTAAATATTTCTACGTCTGGCTAGATGCGCCTATCGGCTACATGGGTTCATTTAAAAACCTGTGCGACAAGCGCGGCGATCTAGGCTTTGACGAGTTCTGGAGAAAAGACTCTTCTACCGAGCTGTATCACTTCATCGGTAAAGATATCGTCTACTTCCACAGCCTGTTCTGGCCTGCCATGTTGGAAGGCAGCAACTTCCGCAAGCCAAGTAACGTATTCGTTCATGGCTATGTCACCGTCAACGGTGCCAAAATGTCCAAATCCCGTGGCACCTTTATTCAGGCACGCACTTATCTGGATCATTTGGATGCCGATTGTCTGCGCTACTACTACGCGGCGAAACTTTCTTCGCGTATCGACGATATCGACCTGAATCTGGAAGACTTCGTACAGCGTGTGAATGCCGATATCGTTAACAAAGTCGTGAACTTAGCTTCTCGTAACGCAGGCTTCATCAACAAACGCTTTGGCGGCAAGCTGTCTGAACACTTAGCCGATCCTGCGCTTTATCAGACCTTTGTTGACGCTGCGGATGAAATTGCTCAAGCCTATGAAAGCCGTGAGTCAGGTAAAGCTATTCGTGAAATCATGGCGTTAGCCGATCTGGCCAACCGTTATGTCGATGAACAAGCGCCGTGGGTCGTCGCAAAACAAGAAGGCCGCGATGCTGATTTACAAGCCATCTGCTCAATGGGGATTAACCTGTTCCGCGTTCTGATGACTTACCTAAAACCGGTTCTGCCTTCATTAAGCGAGCGTACTGAAGCGTTCCTGAATACCGAACTGACTTGGGATAGCACCTCCCAACCATTACTCGACCATCAGGTTAACGCGTTCAAAGCGCTGTTTAACCGTATCGAAATGACAAAAGTTGAAGCGATGATTGAAGAAGGCAAAGCCGCTGCGGCAGCTGCCGTTGCAGCATCTAAACCAGCGACCGGTCCATTAGCTGACGAGCCGATTCAAGATACCATCACCTTTGATGATTTCGCCAAAGTGGATATGCGCATTGCTGAAATCAAAAGTGCCGAGTTCGTTGAAGGTTCGGATAAATTGCTGAAGCTGATGCTGGATCTGGGCGGTGAAACCCGTCAGGTATTCTCCGGTATTCGCTCTGCGTATCCAGATCCAAGCGTGTTGGTTGGCCGTTTAACCGTGATGGTGGCTAACTTGGCTCCACGTAAAATGCGCTTTGGCATGTCCGAAGGCATGGTAATGGCTGCGGGTCCTGGCGGAAAAGATATCTTCCTGCTCAGCCCTGACAGCGGTGCACAGCCGGGTCATCAGGTTAAATAA
- the cirA gene encoding catecholate siderophore receptor CirA, protein MAKAKLNPLATLLRGGLCVPLFIAAAPVMAAEGDDVMVVTASATEQNLKDAPASISVITREDLAKKPIQNLKDILQEVPGVQLTNEGDNRKGVSIRGLDSSYTLILVDGKRVSSRTAVFRHNDYDLSWVPAEAIERIEVVRGPMSSLYGSDALGGVVNIITRKVGKEWHGSLSADSTIQEHRDRGDSYNGSFYTSGPLIDDVLGVKVFGNLGKREKDDAQKSATSKTGESGRIEGYTTRDANVEFAWTPEANQDMTFGYGFDRQDRDSDSLDKNRLERQNYSIGHNGRWDLANTEIRAYGEKIDNYNENRITAKNNAIDGKVVVPLGELNQLFTLGGEYRNDKLSDPGNLKGSGSTSANQYALFVEDEWRIFEPLAFIGGVRMDNHEDYGVHWSPRAYLVYNATDTVTVKGGWATAFKAPSLLELSPDWQSASCRGDCTIVGNKDLDPETSESFELGLYYAGDEGILDGVNASVTVFQNNVKDMINVTRTANAAIAPSYPNFIGFDKNHKPIFRYYNVDKARIKGVETELKVPFTDAISMSMNYTYNDARDLTNDRPLSTQPFHTANSTLDWKPIEDWSFYVSANYSGKRRVVTNADKPSGGYTVWNTGGAYQMTKDLKLRAGVLNLLDKDLNRDDYSYNEEGRRYFVAADYTF, encoded by the coding sequence ATGGCTAAGGCAAAACTTAACCCGTTAGCAACTTTATTGCGCGGGGGGCTTTGCGTACCGTTATTCATCGCAGCAGCACCAGTGATGGCCGCGGAAGGGGACGATGTGATGGTTGTCACCGCTTCAGCAACTGAACAAAACCTGAAAGATGCACCAGCAAGTATTAGCGTTATTACACGCGAAGACTTGGCTAAAAAGCCGATTCAGAACTTGAAAGACATTCTGCAAGAAGTGCCGGGCGTGCAGCTGACTAACGAAGGTGATAACCGCAAAGGCGTGAGTATCCGTGGCTTAGACAGTAGCTATACGCTGATCTTGGTGGATGGTAAGCGCGTGAGTTCACGCACAGCGGTGTTTCGTCATAACGACTATGACCTAAGCTGGGTGCCGGCCGAGGCAATTGAGCGTATCGAAGTGGTGCGCGGCCCAATGTCTTCGCTATATGGCTCCGATGCTTTAGGCGGCGTAGTGAACATTATTACCCGTAAAGTGGGTAAAGAGTGGCACGGTTCCCTGAGTGCCGATAGCACTATTCAAGAGCATCGCGATCGCGGCGACAGCTATAACGGTAGCTTCTACACCAGCGGCCCGTTGATTGATGATGTTCTAGGGGTAAAGGTCTTTGGCAATTTGGGCAAGCGTGAAAAAGATGATGCCCAGAAATCGGCGACCAGCAAAACGGGTGAATCGGGGCGTATTGAAGGGTACACCACGCGTGATGCTAACGTTGAGTTCGCATGGACCCCAGAAGCAAATCAGGACATGACCTTTGGTTACGGTTTTGACCGTCAGGATCGTGATTCTGATTCTTTGGATAAAAACCGTCTGGAACGTCAGAACTACTCGATTGGACACAATGGGCGTTGGGATTTAGCGAACACCGAAATTCGCGCCTATGGTGAAAAGATTGATAACTACAATGAAAACCGCATCACGGCGAAAAATAACGCCATCGACGGCAAAGTTGTTGTTCCTCTCGGCGAACTGAATCAGCTATTCACACTGGGCGGCGAATACCGTAACGATAAACTGAGCGATCCGGGTAATCTGAAAGGCAGCGGTTCAACGTCGGCCAATCAATACGCGCTGTTTGTGGAAGATGAATGGCGGATCTTCGAGCCGTTGGCCTTCATCGGCGGCGTTCGTATGGATAACCACGAAGATTATGGCGTTCACTGGAGCCCGCGTGCCTATTTAGTCTATAACGCAACGGACACCGTGACGGTAAAAGGTGGCTGGGCAACCGCGTTTAAAGCGCCATCGTTATTAGAACTGAGCCCTGATTGGCAGTCAGCTTCTTGCCGCGGGGATTGTACTATTGTCGGTAACAAGGATTTGGATCCCGAAACCTCCGAAAGCTTTGAACTGGGCTTGTACTATGCCGGTGATGAAGGGATATTGGACGGTGTTAATGCCAGCGTGACGGTGTTCCAAAACAACGTGAAGGACATGATTAACGTGACTCGTACTGCAAATGCAGCGATAGCGCCTTCCTATCCGAACTTTATTGGTTTTGATAAAAATCATAAGCCCATTTTCCGTTACTACAACGTTGATAAAGCGCGCATCAAGGGTGTTGAAACCGAGTTGAAAGTGCCGTTTACCGATGCGATAAGCATGAGCATGAACTACACCTACAACGATGCACGTGACCTAACCAACGACCGTCCATTGAGTACCCAACCGTTCCATACGGCGAACAGCACGTTGGATTGGAAGCCAATCGAAGACTGGTCATTCTATGTATCGGCTAACTATTCCGGTAAACGTCGCGTCGTGACTAACGCGGATAAACCATCTGGCGGTTACACCGTTTGGAACACCGGTGGTGCTTATCAGATGACCAAAGATCTGAAGCTGCGCGCGGGCGTGTTGAACCTGTTGGATAAAGATCTGAACCGTGATGATTACAGCTATAACGAAGAAGGCCGTCGCTACTTTGTGGCTGCGGATTACACGTTCTAA
- a CDS encoding ABC transporter ATP-binding protein has translation MNLGLEISHFNAGYPRRAVIEDLCVSTLPRGKITVLLGPNGCGKSTLLRSLAGLNRASGQLLLDGNDLMAQPFSERAKQVVYLPQSLPAGVHLHVLESIIVAQRASGGLGRQGNETEVMRLLEQLGISHLALSYLDQLSGGQKQLVGLAQSLIRQPSLLLLDEPLSALDLNYQFHVMDLVRRETARRNIVTVVVVHDINIALRHGDHVLMLENGKLIADGKPAEVITPESLARVYGVRGRIEHCSQGMPQVVIDGLVAEPSI, from the coding sequence ATGAATCTTGGCTTAGAAATTTCGCATTTTAATGCGGGATACCCGCGCCGTGCGGTGATTGAGGACCTGTGTGTATCCACGCTGCCGCGTGGAAAAATCACCGTTTTGTTAGGGCCAAACGGCTGTGGAAAATCCACGTTGCTGCGCTCTTTGGCAGGGTTAAATCGCGCTTCTGGCCAGCTTTTACTCGATGGCAACGATTTGATGGCACAGCCATTCAGTGAACGAGCCAAGCAGGTGGTTTATTTGCCGCAGTCTTTACCGGCGGGCGTTCATCTTCATGTGTTGGAGTCGATTATCGTGGCGCAGCGAGCGTCCGGTGGTCTGGGCCGCCAAGGCAATGAAACCGAAGTGATGCGTTTGCTGGAGCAGCTTGGAATTTCACATTTAGCGCTGAGTTATTTGGATCAGCTGTCTGGTGGTCAAAAGCAGCTGGTGGGATTGGCGCAATCATTGATTCGCCAGCCTTCGCTGTTGCTGCTTGATGAACCGCTGAGTGCCTTGGATTTGAATTATCAGTTCCATGTGATGGACTTGGTACGCCGTGAAACTGCGCGCCGCAATATTGTCACCGTGGTGGTAGTGCACGATATCAATATCGCGCTGCGTCATGGCGATCATGTATTGATGTTAGAAAACGGAAAGCTGATTGCGGATGGCAAACCCGCTGAAGTGATTACGCCAGAAAGTTTGGCTCGCGTGTATGGCGTCCGTGGACGCATAGAACACTGTTCGCAGGGAATGCCTCAGGTTGTGATCGACGGATTGGTTGCGGAACCCTCCATCTAA
- a CDS encoding FecCD family ABC transporter permease, which translates to MSSTTEPMSAAKRYDASEVKGHYQRIVRHRLMIMGVILLAILGSLILDFTMGPSGLSLSTLWQTLWQPEIADAGTRVIVWDIRLPYALMAIVVGLALGLAGAEMQTILNNPLASPFTLGVSSAAAFGAALAIVLGIGFPGIPDQWFISANAFIFALFAALMLDGITRWTRVATSGVVLFGIALVFTFNALVSMMQFIATEDTLQGLVFWTMGSLARASWEKLGILLLAFAILMPISMMSSWKLTALRLGEDRAVSFGIDVKRLRLGTLLRISILSALAVAFVGPIGFIGLVAPHIARLIFGEDHRFYLPASALIGALVLSMASVASKNLIPGVIIPVGIVTSLVGVPFFLSIILRHRGNV; encoded by the coding sequence ATGAGTTCAACCACTGAGCCAATGAGCGCTGCAAAACGTTATGATGCCAGCGAAGTCAAAGGTCATTACCAGCGTATTGTGCGCCATCGTTTGATGATAATGGGCGTTATTTTGTTAGCCATCTTAGGATCGCTAATCCTTGATTTCACTATGGGGCCCTCCGGTTTGTCATTAAGTACGTTATGGCAAACGCTGTGGCAGCCCGAAATCGCGGATGCAGGCACCCGCGTTATTGTTTGGGATATTCGTCTGCCTTATGCGTTGATGGCTATCGTTGTCGGCTTAGCGTTGGGGTTAGCCGGTGCTGAGATGCAAACCATCCTGAATAACCCGCTGGCCAGCCCGTTCACGCTGGGCGTGTCTTCCGCGGCGGCCTTTGGTGCCGCGCTGGCGATTGTTTTAGGTATCGGTTTTCCGGGCATTCCCGATCAGTGGTTTATCTCCGCAAACGCCTTTATTTTTGCGTTGTTCGCGGCCTTGATGCTGGACGGTATTACGCGCTGGACGCGAGTTGCGACATCGGGCGTGGTGCTGTTTGGTATTGCGCTGGTCTTTACCTTTAACGCTTTGGTTTCGATGATGCAGTTCATTGCCACCGAAGATACGTTGCAAGGTTTGGTTTTCTGGACCATGGGTAGTCTTGCGCGTGCCTCATGGGAAAAACTGGGCATTTTACTGTTGGCCTTTGCCATTCTGATGCCGATTTCAATGATGAGTTCGTGGAAATTAACCGCGCTGCGCTTAGGTGAAGATCGTGCCGTGAGTTTTGGTATCGATGTTAAACGTCTGCGTTTGGGCACTTTGCTGCGCATCAGTATTTTGTCTGCATTAGCCGTGGCGTTTGTGGGGCCGATTGGTTTTATCGGCTTAGTGGCTCCCCATATTGCTCGTTTGATTTTCGGTGAAGATCATCGGTTTTATTTACCTGCCAGCGCATTGATTGGCGCACTGGTGCTGTCAATGGCGTCCGTGGCGTCAAAAAATCTGATCCCTGGCGTAATTATTCCTGTCGGTATTGTGACATCGCTGGTGGGCGTACCTTTCTTCCTAAGCATCATTTTGCGCCATAGGGGGAATGTATGA